Proteins encoded together in one Streptomyces sp. NBC_01216 window:
- a CDS encoding WhiB family transcriptional regulator, whose translation MTELFQELLVEDADEELGWQERALCAQTDPESFFPEKGGSTREAKKVCLACEVRSECLEYALQNDERFGIWGGLSERERRRLKKAAV comes from the coding sequence ATGACCGAGTTGTTCCAGGAACTGCTGGTCGAGGACGCGGACGAGGAACTCGGCTGGCAGGAGCGCGCGCTGTGCGCCCAGACCGATCCCGAGTCCTTCTTCCCCGAGAAGGGCGGCTCGACCCGCGAGGCCAAGAAGGTCTGCCTCGCCTGCGAGGTCCGCTCCGAATGCCTCGAATACGCCCTCCAGAACGACGAACGATTCGGTATCTGGGGCGGACTGTCCGAACGCGAACGCCGCCGCCTGAAGAAGGCCGCGGTCTGA
- a CDS encoding cysteine dioxygenase, which produces MNSDSDLQIAGDLLEVQHLLQPAREHPSTVAEFVGLARAVAADRAQWAPHVEYDATTRWYHRLRTGPGYEVWLLSWVPGQGSEPHGHGPSSGVLTVLRGELTERTNRGVRTLTEGAQRVFAPGYVHEVVNDSLEPAVSLHVYYPGLTEMPMHESLRARCAPAAPEALPA; this is translated from the coding sequence ATGAACAGCGACAGCGACCTCCAGATCGCCGGCGACCTCCTCGAGGTCCAGCACCTGCTCCAGCCCGCCCGCGAGCACCCGTCCACCGTGGCCGAGTTCGTCGGCCTCGCCCGCGCCGTCGCCGCCGACCGCGCGCAGTGGGCACCGCACGTCGAGTACGACGCCACCACCCGCTGGTACCACCGGCTGCGCACCGGTCCGGGGTACGAGGTCTGGCTGCTCTCCTGGGTGCCCGGCCAGGGCAGCGAGCCGCACGGCCACGGCCCCTCGTCCGGTGTACTCACCGTCCTCCGGGGCGAGCTGACGGAACGCACGAACCGGGGCGTACGGACGCTCACGGAGGGCGCGCAGCGCGTCTTCGCGCCGGGGTACGTCCACGAGGTGGTCAACGACTCGCTGGAACCGGCGGTCAGCCTGCACGTCTACTACCCGGGCCTCACCGAGATGCCGATGCACGAGTCGCTCCGGGCGCGGTGCGCCCCGGCCGCTCCCGAGGCCCTGCCCGCCTGA
- the cofD gene encoding 2-phospho-L-lactate transferase, translating to MRIVVLAGGIGGARFLRGLKQAAPDAEITVIGNTGDDIHLFGLKVCPDLDTVMYTLGGGIEEEQGWGRADESFTVKGELAAYGVGPEWFGLGDRDFATHIVRTQMLGAGYPLSAVTEALCARWQPGVRLLPMSDDRVETHVAVDLDGERRAIHFQEYWVRLRASVEARAVVPVGAETAKPAPGVLEAIAEADVVLFPPSNPVVSVGTILAVPGIREAIAEAEVPVVGLSPIVGDAPVRGMADKVLAAVGVESTAAAVARHYGSGLLDGWLVDTVDADAVADVEAVGIRCRAVPLMMTGPDATATMAREALALAEEVRG from the coding sequence ATGCGCATTGTGGTTCTGGCAGGTGGCATCGGCGGTGCCCGTTTCCTTCGCGGCCTCAAGCAGGCGGCACCGGACGCGGAGATCACGGTCATCGGCAACACCGGTGACGACATCCATCTCTTCGGTCTGAAGGTCTGTCCCGACCTCGACACGGTGATGTACACCCTCGGCGGCGGCATCGAAGAGGAGCAGGGCTGGGGGCGCGCCGACGAGTCCTTCACGGTGAAGGGGGAACTCGCGGCCTACGGCGTGGGCCCCGAGTGGTTCGGCCTGGGCGACCGCGACTTCGCGACGCACATCGTCCGCACGCAGATGCTGGGCGCCGGATATCCGCTGAGCGCCGTCACCGAGGCGCTGTGCGCCCGCTGGCAGCCGGGCGTGCGCCTGCTGCCGATGTCGGACGACCGCGTCGAGACGCACGTCGCCGTCGACCTGGACGGCGAGCGCCGTGCCATCCACTTCCAGGAGTACTGGGTGAGGCTGCGCGCGTCCGTGGAGGCGCGGGCGGTGGTGCCCGTCGGCGCGGAGACCGCGAAGCCCGCGCCGGGTGTGCTGGAGGCGATCGCCGAGGCGGACGTCGTGCTTTTCCCCCCGTCCAACCCGGTGGTCTCGGTCGGCACCATCCTGGCCGTGCCGGGCATCCGCGAGGCGATCGCGGAGGCGGAGGTGCCGGTGGTCGGCCTCTCCCCGATCGTCGGCGACGCACCCGTGCGGGGCATGGCCGACAAGGTGCTCGCGGCGGTCGGCGTGGAGTCCACGGCCGCGGCGGTGGCCCGGCACTACGGCTCCGGGCTGCTCGACGGCTGGCTGGTCGACACGGTCGACGCGGACGCGGTGGCCGACGTCGAGGCGGTGGGGATCCGCTGCCGCGCGGTGCCGCTGATGATGACCGGCCCGGACGCGACGGCCACGATGGCACGCGAGGCGCTGGCACTGGCCGAGGAGGTCCGGGGATGA